Proteins found in one Dermacentor silvarum isolate Dsil-2018 chromosome 8, BIME_Dsil_1.4, whole genome shotgun sequence genomic segment:
- the LOC119462029 gene encoding uncharacterized protein LOC119462029 isoform X1 — MERRLLWLLLTFSGLLVAQLEALNFKDYRKRLFAFNPATLTPQCRIVFQKCAPKLLSMVHVLDNVSKRWKEYESIPCMKNVFDRGFPDYKQDCSKSGLYGDAVRCQLTDEVMDVYVERSKLAPALVIFTCSHPMQ, encoded by the exons ATGGAGCGTCGACTGCTCTGGCTCTTGCTGACCTTCTCTGGTCTGCTGGTCGCACAGCTCGAGGCGCTTAACTTCAAGGACTATCGCAAGCGTCTCTTCGCCTTCAACCCTGCGACATTGACACCACAGTGCAGAATAG TTTTTCAGAAGTGCGCCCCCAAGCTGTTGAGCATGGTTCACGTCCTTGACAACGTAAGCAAGCGCTGGAAAGAATACGAG TCCATCCCGTGCATGAAGAATGTGTTCGATCGAGGCTTTCCAGACTACAAGCAGGATTGCAGCAAGAGCGGGCTTTACGGAGAT GCTGTGAGATGTCAGCTGACCGACGAGGTCATG GATGTCTACGTAGAGAGAAGCAAGCTGGCACCTGCATTGGTAATATTCACATGCTCGCACCCCATGCAATAA
- the LOC119462029 gene encoding uncharacterized protein LOC119462029 isoform X2: MERRLLWLLLTFSGLLVAQLEALNFKDYRKRLFAFNPATLTPQCRIVFQKCAPKLLSMVHVLDNVSKRWKEYESIPCMKNVFDRGFPDYKQDCSKSGLYGDAVRCQLTDEVMDVYVERSKLAPALECLLENAKD, translated from the exons ATGGAGCGTCGACTGCTCTGGCTCTTGCTGACCTTCTCTGGTCTGCTGGTCGCACAGCTCGAGGCGCTTAACTTCAAGGACTATCGCAAGCGTCTCTTCGCCTTCAACCCTGCGACATTGACACCACAGTGCAGAATAG TTTTTCAGAAGTGCGCCCCCAAGCTGTTGAGCATGGTTCACGTCCTTGACAACGTAAGCAAGCGCTGGAAAGAATACGAG TCCATCCCGTGCATGAAGAATGTGTTCGATCGAGGCTTTCCAGACTACAAGCAGGATTGCAGCAAGAGCGGGCTTTACGGAGAT GCTGTGAGATGTCAGCTGACCGACGAGGTCATG GATGTCTACGTAGAGAGAAGCAAGCTGGCACCTGCATTG GAATGCCTGCTTGAGAATGCAAAAGACTGA